One stretch of Leadbetterella byssophila DSM 17132 DNA includes these proteins:
- a CDS encoding glycoside hydrolase family 97 protein has product MKTFLAFYMFLSTSVFAQEMLSPNRAIKVKLNTEVGGKFTYSVSFSGKPVMEPSQLGIIRKDGDFSKGLQIISVEKVQEVHEKYETLNAKRKSISYKANRYVFHLQNEKQQPMDLEFQLSNDGFAFRYYFPGTSPDIKYITEELTTFNFPETAVAWMQPMSDAQTGWEHCHPSYEEGYLREIKVGTPSPIKAGWVYPALFRTKDQVYVAITEAGLDGTYCGTRLQAESPKGEYRIGFPQEPEVFTGGELNPESKLPWYTPWRVIALGTLKTVSESTLGTDLAPKAIRLKSQDWIKPGKASWSWIILKDESINYDTTRMYIDFAADMKWEYCLVDVNWDTTIGYERMKELVDYAAQKQVKLLLWYNSAGSWNTTPYHPRNLLLTRESRRKEFQRIKDMGVAGVKIDFFGGDGQSMIRYYIDILNDAADIGLLINFHGATLPRGWQKTYPHLMTAEAIKGQEMVTFSQDFANEQPAHVLTAVYTRNLFDPMDFTPMTLDSIPRIHRVTTKTFELASTVLFLSGIQHLAESPMGMSNQSEDIKNYLRNLPSSWEETKFLAGEPGKYILLARRSGNKWYLGGMNGEKKTREIKVDLSFLGEGYFFEDVSRQESIRKNQKPNGKISLPAYGGIVGVFNSL; this is encoded by the coding sequence ATGAAGACTTTTCTTGCTTTTTACATGTTCCTCAGCACTTCCGTTTTTGCTCAGGAAATGCTAAGTCCTAACCGTGCCATCAAGGTGAAATTGAATACTGAGGTAGGAGGTAAATTCACCTACTCTGTTTCCTTTTCCGGAAAACCGGTGATGGAGCCTTCCCAACTTGGAATCATCAGAAAAGACGGAGACTTTTCAAAGGGTCTTCAGATCATTAGTGTGGAGAAGGTGCAAGAAGTGCATGAGAAGTACGAGACCTTAAATGCCAAAAGAAAGTCCATCAGTTACAAGGCGAATCGTTATGTTTTTCATTTGCAAAATGAGAAGCAGCAGCCTATGGATTTGGAATTCCAATTGTCAAATGACGGATTTGCATTCAGATATTACTTTCCCGGAACTTCTCCTGACATAAAATATATCACGGAAGAGTTGACTACTTTTAATTTTCCTGAAACGGCCGTGGCCTGGATGCAGCCCATGTCAGATGCTCAGACTGGATGGGAGCATTGCCACCCTTCATACGAGGAAGGATACCTGCGGGAGATCAAAGTGGGAACACCTTCGCCTATCAAGGCGGGATGGGTTTATCCGGCTCTATTCAGAACCAAAGATCAGGTTTATGTAGCCATAACGGAGGCCGGTCTAGACGGCACGTATTGCGGCACCCGTCTTCAAGCAGAATCACCGAAAGGGGAGTATAGGATAGGTTTCCCTCAAGAACCGGAAGTTTTTACGGGAGGAGAGTTGAATCCGGAGTCAAAACTGCCATGGTATACGCCTTGGAGAGTCATAGCATTAGGTACTTTGAAGACCGTTTCAGAGTCCACTTTGGGTACAGATTTAGCGCCTAAAGCCATCCGTCTCAAATCACAGGACTGGATTAAGCCGGGAAAAGCTTCTTGGAGTTGGATTATCCTGAAAGACGAATCAATCAATTACGATACCACGCGCATGTACATCGATTTTGCGGCAGATATGAAGTGGGAGTATTGTTTGGTAGATGTGAATTGGGATACAACCATAGGGTATGAGCGCATGAAGGAATTAGTAGACTATGCAGCTCAGAAGCAAGTTAAACTGCTCCTTTGGTACAATTCTGCAGGTTCCTGGAACACCACTCCTTATCACCCAAGAAACCTTCTGTTAACAAGGGAAAGTAGAAGAAAGGAGTTCCAAAGAATCAAAGATATGGGTGTAGCCGGAGTTAAGATTGATTTCTTCGGGGGGGATGGACAATCTATGATTCGCTACTATATCGATATTCTGAATGATGCAGCGGATATAGGACTATTGATCAATTTTCACGGGGCTACTTTACCAAGGGGATGGCAAAAGACTTATCCTCATCTGATGACGGCGGAGGCTATCAAAGGGCAGGAGATGGTGACCTTTTCTCAAGATTTTGCTAACGAGCAACCGGCACACGTTTTGACTGCCGTGTACACTAGGAATTTGTTTGATCCAATGGATTTTACACCAATGACTCTGGACAGCATTCCTAGGATACATCGTGTTACTACAAAAACCTTTGAGTTAGCTTCCACAGTCCTGTTCCTTTCTGGAATTCAGCACTTGGCGGAATCACCCATGGGCATGTCGAATCAATCAGAGGACATCAAAAACTACTTGAGAAATCTACCTTCATCATGGGAAGAAACGAAGTTTTTAGCAGGGGAACCTGGAAAGTATATTCTACTGGCAAGGAGGTCAGGTAACAAATGGTACTTAGGGGGAATGAACGGGGAAAAGAAGACGAGAGAAATCAAAGTAGACCTTTCATTCCTAGGCGAGGGGTACTTCTTTGAGGATGTTTCACGACAAGAATCAATCAGAAAAAACCAGAAGCCAAATGGAAAAATCTCCCTTCCGGCTTATGGGGGAATCGTGGGAGTATTTAATTCATTATGA
- a CDS encoding glycoside hydrolase family 127 protein, which translates to MKRILIAILLASVGVKAQNIPLNQVKLKEGVFKNAQDVDLKYILALDPDKLLAPYRIDAGLEKKAERYGNWESSGLDGHIGGHYLSALAMLYASSGEPELKKRLDYMVSELAACQKKNGNGYVGGIPQGKVFWERIGKGDIDGSSFGLNNTWVPLYNIHKLFAGLYDAYHFTGNNEALTVLTGLSDWMIELFSALTDEQVEKVLRTEHGGLNEAFLDVYSATGEQKYLRAAERFTQKAFLQPMIEGKDILTGLHANTQIPKMVGAEKISQVTKNQDWHKGASYFWDNVALHRSVAFGGNSYREHFHELDRFDKMLETNQGPETCNSYNMLKLSKALYESTGDNKYLDFYEKTLFNHILSSQHPEKGGFVYFTPIRPNHYRVYSQPETSMWCCVGTGLENHTKYGEMIFSRRAGVLQVNLLIAAKLEGHSVTLDTKYPYENTAVLRVDGEKTVKWRIPAWMDEVKFTVNGKKVNPKMESGFAVFTGLKKAEIHLSFQPKMGQEFLPNDQKWAAFTYGPLVLAAETSKEDLRGIFADDSRMGHETKGKMFPLSSGKVILADQKVVASEIKKKEGLNFLLRDVNLRPFFEVHDTRYQMYFQILNSSEYQSFMESLDKERAFEESIIDKIDLGEQQPEADHNYKGEQSFSGYDQGYFWRSTASYISYEMTNKGLKAEKLWVYALEPIKGLKLTINDQVYPVQSDESGLYFVSIPKQERLHIKIQPGDGANRTPRLTKLILQ; encoded by the coding sequence ATGAAAAGAATATTAATCGCCATATTACTCGCCTCAGTAGGGGTGAAAGCTCAAAATATCCCATTAAACCAAGTAAAACTGAAGGAAGGGGTGTTTAAAAATGCTCAAGATGTGGATCTAAAGTACATTCTGGCTTTAGATCCGGATAAACTCTTAGCTCCCTATAGAATAGATGCCGGCTTAGAAAAAAAAGCAGAACGCTACGGAAACTGGGAAAGCAGCGGACTTGATGGACACATAGGTGGACATTATCTATCAGCGTTAGCCATGCTTTATGCTTCCTCAGGAGAACCTGAACTGAAGAAACGCTTGGATTATATGGTTAGCGAACTTGCCGCTTGCCAAAAGAAGAACGGAAATGGTTATGTGGGTGGAATACCTCAAGGTAAAGTGTTCTGGGAAAGGATAGGCAAAGGAGATATAGACGGAAGCTCCTTTGGCCTGAATAATACTTGGGTACCATTGTATAATATCCATAAGTTGTTTGCAGGTTTATATGATGCTTATCATTTTACAGGCAATAATGAGGCTCTTACTGTTTTAACGGGATTGTCAGATTGGATGATAGAGCTCTTTTCCGCGTTAACGGACGAGCAAGTGGAAAAAGTACTCCGTACAGAACATGGAGGATTGAATGAGGCCTTCCTAGATGTATACTCTGCTACAGGAGAGCAAAAATACCTTAGGGCAGCGGAGAGATTTACGCAGAAAGCATTCCTTCAACCTATGATAGAAGGAAAAGATATTCTCACGGGGCTGCATGCTAACACCCAGATTCCAAAGATGGTGGGAGCTGAAAAGATCAGTCAGGTGACTAAGAACCAGGATTGGCACAAGGGAGCATCCTATTTCTGGGATAATGTGGCCTTACATCGTTCCGTGGCTTTCGGAGGAAACAGCTATAGGGAACATTTCCACGAGTTGGATAGATTTGATAAGATGTTAGAAACAAATCAAGGTCCTGAAACCTGTAACTCCTATAATATGCTGAAGCTTTCTAAAGCTTTGTACGAAAGTACCGGAGATAACAAGTATTTGGACTTCTACGAAAAGACCCTTTTCAATCATATCCTTTCTAGTCAGCACCCAGAGAAAGGTGGATTTGTGTATTTTACCCCTATTCGTCCTAATCACTATCGGGTGTATTCTCAGCCGGAAACCAGCATGTGGTGCTGCGTAGGTACGGGCTTGGAAAACCACACCAAATATGGGGAAATGATCTTCTCGAGAAGGGCAGGAGTTTTACAAGTGAACCTCTTGATCGCTGCGAAACTTGAAGGTCATTCTGTGACTTTGGATACAAAATATCCTTATGAAAATACGGCGGTCCTTAGAGTTGATGGAGAAAAAACAGTGAAATGGAGAATTCCTGCGTGGATGGATGAAGTGAAATTTACCGTCAATGGGAAAAAAGTTAATCCAAAAATGGAGAGTGGATTTGCCGTTTTTACTGGTTTGAAGAAGGCTGAAATTCACTTGAGCTTCCAACCGAAAATGGGGCAAGAGTTCCTGCCTAACGATCAAAAATGGGCAGCATTCACCTATGGACCTTTGGTGCTAGCAGCTGAAACAAGTAAGGAAGACCTGAGAGGTATCTTTGCAGATGATAGCAGGATGGGCCATGAGACGAAGGGCAAAATGTTCCCCCTCAGTTCCGGTAAAGTAATTCTTGCAGATCAAAAGGTTGTGGCTTCTGAAATAAAAAAGAAGGAAGGCCTTAACTTTTTACTAAGAGATGTGAATCTGAGACCATTCTTTGAGGTGCATGATACGCGTTACCAAATGTATTTCCAGATTTTAAACTCTTCGGAGTATCAGAGCTTTATGGAAAGTTTAGATAAGGAGAGAGCCTTCGAGGAGAGCATCATAGATAAGATTGACCTAGGAGAACAACAGCCGGAAGCCGACCATAATTATAAAGGAGAGCAAAGTTTTTCGGGCTATGATCAAGGGTATTTCTGGAGAAGTACAGCTTCCTATATTTCTTATGAGATGACAAACAAAGGATTGAAAGCAGAGAAGCTTTGGGTCTATGCTTTAGAGCCTATCAAGGGTCTGAAGTTGACCATTAACGACCAAGTGTATCCTGTTCAATCTGATGAGAGCGGACTATATTTTGTAAGTATACCAAAACAAGAAAGATTACACATCAAAATTCAACCTGGCGATGGGGCAAACAGAACTCCACGTCTCACTAAACTCATTCTTCAATGA
- a CDS encoding RNA polymerase sigma factor, whose translation MSRDVELWQRTQSGDQDAFSELYEKYSGLLYAHAYKMLNSKEEAKDVVQDLFFNLWEKRIDLEIRQSLSSYLYTSVRNRILDQMAKERNRMKYLNSLQSFLDEGVETTEAQVRETELKEIIENEVAQLPEKMRLVFTLSRNEELSHKEIAETLKVSDKTVKKQVSNALSILKKKLEISFPIFFLFLHLLP comes from the coding sequence ATGAGCAGAGATGTAGAATTATGGCAAAGAACCCAATCAGGAGACCAGGACGCGTTTTCTGAGCTATATGAAAAGTATAGCGGTTTGCTGTATGCACATGCTTATAAGATGTTGAATTCCAAAGAAGAAGCAAAGGATGTGGTTCAAGATTTGTTCTTTAACCTATGGGAAAAGAGAATAGATCTGGAAATAAGGCAATCCTTGTCTTCGTATCTCTATACCTCCGTTAGAAATAGGATTCTAGATCAGATGGCAAAGGAGAGGAATAGGATGAAATATTTGAACTCCTTGCAAAGCTTCCTAGACGAAGGGGTAGAAACTACAGAGGCACAGGTAAGAGAAACCGAGTTAAAGGAGATCATTGAAAATGAGGTGGCTCAATTGCCCGAGAAGATGAGGCTCGTTTTTACCTTGTCCAGAAATGAGGAACTTTCACACAAAGAAATTGCAGAAACATTAAAGGTATCTGACAAGACGGTCAAAAAGCAGGTAAGTAATGCCCTGTCCATTCTGAAGAAGAAATTAGAAATTTCATTCCCCATATTTTTTTTATTCCTTCATCTACTCCCATAG
- a CDS encoding BNR repeat-containing protein has translation MKKILFCLLLLSSGAIAQSISEVAYAWAQNSVNTVIFRKNSLVSLGDTQYIAFYDGTGKVIVGKRNMKDKVWELADSGFTGNAKDAHCSISIMVDGDGYLHLSWDHHGDTLRYAKSTAPHSLNFGPKQSMTGEHEVNVTYPEFFRTDKGNLLFMYRDGASGRGNLIMKSYELKTQKWTTLHNNLISGENQRNAYWQSFVDAKGVIHLSWVWRETPDVATNHDMCYARSKDGGKTWENSKGVKYTLPITASTAEIIFPIPQKSELINQTSMFADKKGRPFIATYWRKEGVPQYRIIYQNKGKWDVSSPEHRNSSFSLSGVGTKRIPISRPQVVGWGKKGAILIFRDEDRGSKVSIAQTSNLRKNKWKIFDLMDENVGSWEPSFDTELWKSKGILSIYVQHSQQTDGEGQNTTPPHLIKVVDWKP, from the coding sequence ATGAAAAAGATACTCTTTTGCCTCTTATTACTAAGTTCCGGAGCGATAGCGCAAAGCATCTCAGAAGTGGCCTATGCTTGGGCTCAGAACTCCGTAAATACGGTCATCTTCAGAAAGAACTCCCTTGTCAGCCTTGGGGATACTCAATACATCGCCTTCTACGACGGAACCGGAAAAGTCATCGTAGGTAAAAGGAATATGAAAGACAAAGTGTGGGAATTAGCGGATTCGGGCTTTACCGGAAATGCCAAAGACGCCCATTGCTCTATCAGCATCATGGTTGACGGCGACGGTTACCTGCACCTCTCCTGGGATCATCACGGTGATACCTTAAGATATGCAAAGAGTACGGCACCACATTCCCTAAATTTCGGACCGAAACAAAGTATGACGGGAGAACACGAAGTAAACGTCACCTATCCCGAATTTTTCCGCACGGACAAGGGCAACTTGCTCTTCATGTACCGCGACGGAGCCTCAGGAAGAGGCAACCTCATCATGAAAAGTTATGAGTTGAAAACACAAAAATGGACTACCCTTCATAACAATCTCATCAGTGGAGAAAACCAAAGAAATGCTTACTGGCAAAGTTTCGTGGATGCAAAAGGTGTCATCCACCTTTCCTGGGTATGGAGGGAAACTCCTGACGTAGCCACTAATCACGACATGTGTTATGCCCGCTCAAAAGACGGTGGAAAAACCTGGGAAAACTCCAAAGGAGTAAAATATACATTGCCCATAACTGCCTCCACCGCAGAGATCATCTTCCCCATTCCTCAGAAAAGTGAATTAATCAATCAGACTTCCATGTTTGCGGATAAAAAAGGCAGACCATTTATAGCCACTTACTGGAGAAAAGAGGGAGTACCTCAGTATAGAATTATTTATCAAAACAAGGGGAAATGGGATGTGTCCAGTCCTGAACATAGAAATAGCTCATTTAGCTTAAGTGGTGTAGGTACCAAAAGAATTCCTATTTCCAGACCCCAGGTGGTTGGATGGGGTAAGAAAGGCGCTATCCTTATCTTCAGAGACGAAGACAGAGGCTCTAAAGTTTCTATAGCTCAAACCTCTAACCTTCGTAAAAACAAATGGAAAATCTTTGATTTAATGGATGAAAATGTGGGATCCTGGGAACCTAGTTTTGATACGGAACTGTGGAAAAGCAAAGGTATTCTAAGCATTTATGTGCAGCATAGCCAACAAACAGATGGAGAGGGACAAAACACTACCCCTCCCCATCTGATCAAAGTGGTGGATTGGAAACCCTAA
- a CDS encoding SusC/RagA family TonB-linked outer membrane protein: MKLTAFFLVVACIHVSAAGFSQKIQMTVKNAPLVSVFSKLEKQSGYKFFYDKKIIRDARHITLDFQEGTVKEFMDKIMLDQALTYEILDKTIVIRRKKLDKSEVVTYTTANPKEPEYTKQDIRMNRLQPQQISISKMAPKDIQVSGRVSDEKGDPVPGVSVMVKGSTKGTITDAEGNYTLDVADPHAVLVFSFVGYVPQEIPVENRTRIDLVLSLDEQKLDEIVVVGYGTQRAGDVTSSIATIKAENFVKGPVKDAGQLLQGKVAGLTISSPSGNPVEGTQILLRGNTTLFGANSNPLVIIDGVPGSLNTVAPEDIESIDVLKDGSAAAIYGVRGTNGVIIITTKRARGQETSVVEYSGNMSVQTIARRLEMLTADDYRQQIKAGTRDASWDLGSDTDWMDEITQTPLTNVHNLTFRGGSQRTNYIASANYRYLEGIFKKSDNSTFTGRIDINHSMLNDKLLLNLSLLNQVNRFTQTQDGGSFNGYTYRQTLIRNPTSPIYDQNGNWFEQTGNFNYENPLARLYESDGTTKSVSSRMNANLTYNPTNNLRFNALVSYSRFNNNAGYAETKQHISNLRDNMNGYAAIGSALSIDRLLEITGQYSKKFGNHRASILGGYGYQENDYSSSFLRNYNFPTDIFSYHNIGLGNALTDGKATIGSSRSETNLISFFSRLTYSYDEKYLLMGSVRHEGASQLYGADKPWGTFAAASLGWRITNEAFMKDQRFFDDLKLRVGYGVTGNPPSSSFLSQAQLGYGGYI, encoded by the coding sequence ATGAAACTAACAGCCTTTTTCTTAGTTGTTGCCTGCATTCACGTTTCAGCTGCCGGGTTTTCCCAAAAAATCCAAATGACTGTCAAGAATGCACCTTTGGTCTCTGTCTTTAGCAAGCTAGAGAAGCAAAGTGGGTATAAATTCTTTTACGATAAAAAAATAATCCGTGATGCCAGACATATCACTCTCGATTTTCAAGAGGGAACGGTAAAAGAATTTATGGATAAGATCATGCTAGATCAGGCTCTTACCTATGAAATCTTAGATAAAACCATTGTCATCAGAAGAAAGAAGTTAGATAAATCAGAGGTAGTTACCTATACTACGGCAAACCCCAAAGAGCCGGAGTATACTAAGCAAGATATTCGAATGAATAGACTGCAGCCTCAACAAATCTCCATTTCCAAAATGGCTCCTAAAGACATACAAGTGTCAGGTAGGGTATCAGACGAAAAAGGTGATCCTGTGCCAGGGGTGAGTGTGATGGTGAAAGGAAGTACAAAAGGTACCATCACTGATGCCGAAGGAAATTACACCCTTGATGTTGCAGATCCACATGCTGTCTTGGTTTTTAGCTTTGTGGGTTACGTTCCACAGGAGATCCCCGTAGAAAATAGAACGCGAATTGACCTTGTACTAAGTTTAGATGAACAAAAATTAGACGAGATCGTAGTAGTGGGATACGGTACCCAAAGAGCAGGAGATGTAACCAGCTCTATTGCCACCATAAAAGCGGAGAACTTTGTGAAAGGCCCAGTGAAGGATGCCGGTCAACTTCTTCAAGGTAAGGTAGCTGGTTTAACCATATCCTCACCAAGTGGAAACCCGGTAGAAGGAACTCAGATCCTTTTAAGAGGTAATACTACCTTATTTGGAGCCAACAGTAATCCATTAGTTATCATTGACGGTGTACCGGGCAGCCTGAATACAGTGGCGCCGGAAGACATTGAATCCATTGACGTGCTTAAAGACGGTTCCGCAGCTGCTATCTACGGGGTTAGAGGTACAAATGGTGTGATCATTATCACTACTAAGAGGGCTAGAGGGCAGGAAACTTCTGTAGTAGAATACTCCGGTAACATGAGTGTACAAACCATAGCCCGGAGATTAGAAATGCTCACAGCAGATGATTATCGTCAGCAGATCAAAGCTGGAACCAGAGATGCATCCTGGGATCTAGGTTCAGATACCGACTGGATGGATGAAATAACTCAAACTCCATTAACTAACGTGCATAACCTTACCTTCCGAGGAGGTTCTCAGCGCACTAACTATATCGCTTCTGCGAACTATAGATATCTGGAAGGTATCTTTAAGAAATCAGATAATTCAACGTTTACGGGTAGAATAGATATTAATCATAGCATGTTAAACGATAAACTCTTATTGAATTTGAGTTTATTGAATCAAGTGAACCGCTTTACTCAAACCCAGGACGGAGGATCCTTTAACGGATATACTTATCGCCAAACTTTGATCCGAAACCCAACATCTCCTATCTATGATCAAAATGGGAACTGGTTTGAACAGACAGGGAACTTCAATTATGAGAACCCTTTGGCCAGACTTTATGAGAGTGATGGAACTACCAAGTCAGTTAGTTCAAGAATGAATGCCAACTTGACGTATAATCCTACAAATAATCTACGTTTTAACGCATTGGTATCTTATTCAAGATTCAATAACAATGCAGGTTATGCAGAGACGAAACAGCATATCTCTAATTTGAGAGATAATATGAACGGATATGCAGCTATAGGTAGTGCATTGTCTATTGATAGGTTATTAGAAATCACAGGACAATATTCTAAGAAATTCGGTAATCACAGAGCATCCATCTTAGGCGGTTACGGTTATCAAGAGAATGATTACAGCAGTAGCTTCCTTAGAAATTACAATTTCCCTACAGACATTTTCAGCTATCATAACATCGGCTTAGGTAATGCTTTAACTGACGGGAAGGCTACTATAGGTAGTAGCAGAAGTGAAACGAACTTGATTAGCTTCTTCTCCAGATTAACCTACAGTTATGATGAAAAGTACTTGTTGATGGGTAGTGTGAGACATGAAGGTGCCAGCCAATTATACGGAGCTGATAAGCCATGGGGTACCTTCGCAGCTGCCTCTTTAGGTTGGAGAATTACAAATGAGGCCTTCATGAAGGATCAAAGATTCTTTGACGATCTAAAACTGAGGGTAGGTTATGGGGTTACAGGTAACCCGCCATCCTCTTCCTTCTTAAGTCAAGCTCAATTAGGTTATGGTGGATATATCTAG
- a CDS encoding RagB/SusD family nutrient uptake outer membrane protein: MRKIFLMVLVGLFTACTDLKDKAYTSIIASQFNPTASDLASLKGAAYSNWRFILLDWDGLWRAQELTADQQVIPGRPNGWVDGGVYRRLHEHKWTAEEGVVVQTWNRTYAGITNCNRVIYQIESGIIPIVGEDKEATLAELKVLRASYYYILMDMYGNVPVVTQFDLPDGFLPDQSTRKQVYDFVVKEIEENVSKLSTKNDVSTYGTFNQWAAYSLLAKIYLNAEVYSGTAQWQKAIDAADKVINSGAGFVLEANQKNVFVTENQNSREIIWALPLDAIYTNNWNAFDLHMQSLSPENQATYNLKSAPWGGMSAIPQFISSYDVDDERMKANWIQGQQYSSTGQELICGMGGFKDKPLNYINEVPSIEYGESVHGLRLGKFEIAMGSDVQLSNDFPVFRFADILMIKAECLLRLGRDVEAAALVTQVRQRAFRNAPAKAVVTGAELRGPSVYSYGRRDINSTTMEGGADIPFGRFLDELGWEFDQEGRRRQDLIRFGVFSKKSWFSHNATGDTNKHLFPIPTVELNKNNKLKQNPGY; the protein is encoded by the coding sequence ATGAGAAAAATATTCCTTATGGTACTCGTTGGGTTATTTACCGCATGTACCGACCTGAAAGATAAAGCGTATACTTCCATCATTGCCTCTCAGTTTAATCCTACTGCCTCAGATTTGGCATCACTAAAAGGAGCGGCTTACTCTAACTGGAGATTTATCTTGTTAGACTGGGATGGACTTTGGAGAGCTCAAGAGTTAACAGCAGATCAGCAAGTGATTCCGGGTAGGCCTAACGGATGGGTGGACGGTGGCGTCTACAGAAGATTGCATGAACATAAGTGGACTGCAGAAGAAGGAGTGGTGGTCCAAACTTGGAACAGAACATATGCAGGGATAACTAACTGCAATCGGGTAATCTATCAAATCGAATCAGGCATCATTCCGATAGTTGGAGAAGACAAAGAAGCTACCTTAGCAGAATTGAAAGTATTAAGAGCTTCTTATTACTACATCCTTATGGATATGTATGGAAATGTTCCGGTAGTAACCCAGTTTGACCTACCTGACGGTTTCCTTCCAGACCAATCTACCAGAAAGCAAGTTTACGACTTCGTAGTGAAGGAGATCGAAGAGAACGTCTCTAAGTTAAGTACTAAAAATGATGTAAGTACCTACGGGACATTTAATCAATGGGCTGCTTACTCCCTTCTGGCTAAGATCTACTTGAATGCAGAAGTATATAGTGGTACTGCCCAATGGCAAAAGGCCATTGACGCTGCTGACAAGGTGATTAATTCCGGTGCGGGTTTTGTGTTAGAAGCTAATCAAAAGAATGTATTTGTTACTGAAAACCAAAATTCCAGAGAGATCATCTGGGCGCTTCCTTTGGACGCTATCTATACCAATAACTGGAATGCTTTTGATTTGCATATGCAAAGTTTGTCGCCTGAAAATCAAGCTACCTATAACCTCAAAAGTGCACCATGGGGTGGCATGAGTGCTATTCCTCAGTTCATTAGTTCTTACGATGTGGATGATGAGAGAATGAAAGCCAACTGGATCCAGGGGCAACAGTACTCTTCTACTGGTCAGGAATTAATCTGCGGTATGGGCGGATTCAAAGACAAGCCTCTGAATTATATAAATGAGGTTCCATCCATAGAATATGGAGAATCAGTGCACGGCCTTCGCCTTGGAAAATTTGAAATAGCCATGGGCTCTGACGTACAGTTGAGTAATGACTTTCCCGTCTTTCGTTTTGCTGATATCCTAATGATCAAAGCAGAATGTTTACTTAGGTTGGGTAGAGATGTAGAAGCAGCGGCGCTAGTCACTCAGGTTAGACAGAGGGCGTTTAGAAATGCTCCTGCAAAGGCTGTAGTAACGGGTGCCGAGTTAAGAGGCCCAAGTGTTTATTCTTACGGAAGAAGAGACATTAACTCCACCACAATGGAAGGAGGAGCAGACATTCCTTTTGGCAGGTTCTTAGATGAGCTGGGATGGGAATTTGATCAGGAAGGAAGAAGAAGACAAGATCTCATTCGTTTCGGTGTGTTTTCTAAGAAATCTTGGTTCTCACATAACGCTACAGGGGATACAAATAAACATCTCTTCCCCATCCCTACCGTAGAGCTAAATAAGAATAACAAACTCAAGCAAAATCCTGGGTATTAA
- a CDS encoding FecR family protein: MPGLNAEDLLKKLENGTLTEEERALLETWYLYEARKRTQPVRKKYWWYSSAAAILVIALITFWTKKEKVQKEIVQDILPGDYRAQLILGNSKQIDLENAPNGVLVEDEGALIMKVNGGELVYKRKSNSKAKHKLITPKAGQYQLTLADGTKVWLNAASSIEFSSDFEERVVQASGEVYFEVAHLERNGKRVPFRVITDTQVVEVLGTRFNINSYSDEEAIETTLLEGSIQISSSGEKTILKPGHQAKVQKGKPLRISKIDAHQVVAWKDGIIRFEGIGINELMRQLSRWYDIEVVYEGTVKEYEFVGEISRDTKLSSVLKILEAGGVRFQVEGKKITVME; this comes from the coding sequence ATGCCTGGCTTAAACGCTGAAGATTTACTTAAGAAACTAGAAAACGGTACCCTTACAGAAGAAGAAAGAGCTCTTTTGGAGACCTGGTATTTGTATGAAGCCAGAAAGAGGACACAGCCGGTACGAAAAAAATATTGGTGGTATTCCTCTGCAGCTGCTATTCTAGTGATAGCTCTCATTACGTTTTGGACAAAGAAGGAAAAGGTACAAAAAGAGATAGTTCAGGACATACTTCCGGGAGATTATAGGGCTCAGTTAATACTGGGAAATAGTAAGCAAATAGACTTGGAAAATGCACCAAACGGTGTTTTAGTAGAAGACGAAGGCGCGCTCATTATGAAGGTCAATGGGGGGGAGTTAGTATATAAGAGAAAATCCAATTCTAAAGCGAAACACAAGCTCATTACGCCTAAGGCGGGACAGTATCAATTGACATTGGCAGACGGGACGAAGGTTTGGTTAAATGCAGCATCCAGTATAGAATTCTCATCTGATTTTGAAGAAAGGGTGGTTCAGGCCAGCGGAGAGGTGTATTTCGAAGTAGCACATTTAGAAAGGAATGGAAAACGTGTTCCTTTTAGGGTGATTACAGATACACAAGTAGTAGAGGTATTAGGTACTCGATTTAACATTAACTCCTACTCGGATGAGGAAGCTATAGAAACCACCTTATTAGAAGGGAGTATTCAGATCAGTAGTTCGGGTGAAAAGACCATACTTAAGCCGGGACATCAAGCGAAGGTTCAAAAAGGGAAACCTCTCAGGATTAGTAAGATTGATGCCCATCAGGTAGTGGCGTGGAAGGATGGTATAATCCGTTTTGAAGGGATAGGTATAAATGAGTTAATGCGGCAGTTAAGCAGATGGTATGACATTGAAGTAGTATACGAAGGAACAGTGAAAGAGTATGAGTTTGTGGGAGAGATTTCACGGGATACTAAACTGTCCTCTGTTCTGAAGATATTGGAAGCCGGAGGTGTCCGCTTTCAAGTAGAAGGTAAAAAGATCACTGTAATGGAATAG